The following coding sequences lie in one Sedimentibacter sp. MB35-C1 genomic window:
- a CDS encoding PHP domain-containing protein: MRTIADYHVHSTYSRRNHGKSTIEEIVQRAVEIGLEEIAVTDHGPSHYFYGIKMEKIKESKEKIIQMRKKYPQIKILMGVEANILDYKGNTDISDEVLKYCDIILCGYHIGTVFSSLDDVWKFTIMNKIGRKSKKVFENMREKNTEAVINAMNKYKINILTHPGDKIPLNTELIAKTAEKTGTILEINNSHSHLNAEEIKIASKYDVKFVINSDAHIKDNIGRYENGLKEAMDAKLDLSRIINLR; this comes from the coding sequence ATGAGGACAATAGCTGACTATCATGTTCACTCAACATATTCCAGGAGAAACCATGGAAAGTCCACAATTGAAGAAATCGTACAAAGAGCTGTGGAAATAGGGCTTGAAGAAATTGCCGTAACAGATCATGGACCGTCACATTATTTTTACGGAATAAAAATGGAAAAAATTAAAGAATCAAAAGAAAAAATAATCCAAATGAGAAAAAAATATCCTCAGATAAAAATTCTGATGGGGGTAGAGGCAAATATATTAGATTATAAGGGAAATACAGATATATCAGATGAAGTTTTAAAATATTGTGACATTATTTTATGCGGATACCATATCGGCACAGTGTTTTCTTCTCTAGATGATGTTTGGAAATTTACAATTATGAATAAAATTGGCAGGAAAAGCAAGAAAGTTTTTGAAAATATGAGAGAAAAAAATACAGAGGCTGTTATAAACGCTATGAATAAATATAAAATAAATATATTAACACATCCTGGAGATAAAATTCCGCTTAATACAGAATTGATTGCAAAAACTGCGGAAAAAACAGGGACAATTCTTGAAATAAATAACAGTCACAGTCATTTAAACGCAGAAGAAATTAAAATTGCATCGAAATATGATGTTAAGTTTGTAATAAACAGTGACGCTCACATAAAAGATAATATTGGCAGATATGAGAATGGTTTAAAAGAAGCTATGGATGCAAAACTTGATTTAAGCCGAATTATAAATTTAAGATAG
- a CDS encoding RNA-binding S4 domain-containing protein, translating to MRIDKYLKNARIIKRRTVAKEACEQGRVLVNGKAAKPGTEVVAGDEVEIIFGTKPMKIKVEQVLEHVVKDAYKEMYSIISD from the coding sequence ATGAGAATAGATAAATATTTAAAGAATGCTAGAATAATTAAAAGAAGAACTGTAGCTAAAGAAGCCTGTGAACAGGGAAGGGTGCTTGTTAATGGAAAAGCAGCTAAACCCGGAACAGAGGTGGTCGCAGGCGATGAAGTTGAGATAATTTTTGGAACGAAACCTATGAAAATTAAGGTTGAACAAGTTCTTGAGCATGTTGTCAAAGATGCCTATAAAGAAATGTATAGTATAATTAGTGATTAA
- a CDS encoding M20 family metallopeptidase, whose product MKEKVLELIKNITPDLNNLSLEIYNNPELGYEEYEACRLHTELLQKYGFDVQNNFSGVPTGFKAEYKSGKPGLTIAYMAEYDALPGIGHGCGHNLLGTVSTGAGIVLKQLVDEIGGNVIVFGTPAEETSGAKVTYVENHEFDNVDIAMMAHPGSEYAKSGSSLALEPVQFEFFGKTAHAAASPEKGVNALDAAIQTFNSINALREHIKSDSRVHGVIINGGKAANIVPDYSKSQFYVRSTSKTYNLELLEKIKNCAKGAALSTGCELKITKYEFSYDNMVTNETLSEIFSEKIFQVSGITMNEPAKNTGSIDAGQVSQVCPTIHPYFDITNNKNIAGHTKEMAENTLTEYAKEQMKNTVAALVLTAAEVMHNKELYKKIKIEFDNAEK is encoded by the coding sequence ATGAAAGAAAAAGTATTGGAATTGATTAAAAATATAACTCCCGATCTGAACAATTTGAGCCTGGAAATCTACAACAACCCTGAGCTGGGATATGAAGAATATGAAGCGTGCAGGCTTCATACAGAACTTCTTCAGAAATACGGCTTTGATGTTCAAAATAATTTTTCAGGAGTTCCAACAGGCTTCAAAGCCGAATATAAAAGCGGCAAACCCGGCCTTACAATTGCTTACATGGCAGAATATGATGCACTCCCAGGCATCGGGCACGGCTGCGGTCATAATCTTCTTGGAACCGTAAGCACAGGAGCCGGCATAGTACTGAAACAGCTTGTAGACGAAATCGGCGGAAATGTAATTGTCTTCGGTACTCCCGCAGAAGAGACGAGCGGAGCAAAGGTTACGTATGTTGAAAACCATGAGTTTGATAATGTTGATATAGCAATGATGGCTCATCCGGGAAGTGAGTATGCAAAAAGTGGATCCTCTCTTGCCCTTGAGCCGGTGCAGTTTGAATTTTTCGGAAAAACCGCTCATGCAGCAGCATCTCCGGAAAAAGGAGTAAATGCTCTTGATGCAGCAATACAGACATTTAATAGTATAAACGCCTTAAGAGAACATATAAAAAGTGACTCCAGAGTCCACGGGGTAATAATTAATGGAGGCAAGGCTGCAAACATTGTTCCGGACTATTCAAAATCACAGTTTTATGTCCGTTCTACATCAAAGACATACAATCTTGAACTTCTGGAAAAAATTAAAAATTGCGCTAAAGGAGCTGCTTTATCTACCGGTTGTGAGCTAAAAATAACAAAGTATGAATTCAGCTACGACAACATGGTAACAAATGAAACCCTATCGGAAATATTCAGTGAAAAAATATTTCAGGTATCAGGAATAACGATGAATGAACCTGCCAAGAATACAGGCTCAATTGATGCAGGTCAAGTAAGCCAGGTATGCCCGACAATACATCCTTACTTTGACATTACTAACAATAAAAATATAGCAGGGCATACGAAAGAAATGGCCGAAAACACGCTGACTGAATATGCCAAGGAACAGATGAAAAACACTGTTGCAGCACTTGTTTTAACAGCAGCAGAAGTTATGCATAATAAAGAATTGTACAAAAAAATAAAGATAGAATTTGATAACGCTGAAAAATAA
- a CDS encoding SpoIIE family protein phosphatase — MENIKLNETQLRIVDGMIDWVRVVDNNNTVLYANRKMREELGEIVGKKCFDVFCSEKKCGNCISRKTIEHGVIMKKEAAVGNRTFMVISSPIQDIDKKTVCAVEVFRDITNEKILSKKINERNRKMSEDIKFARNMQIRMLPPKGMYNGLSIDYLYESSESLSGDFFDVFKIDDENTGVYICDVVGHGVTASLLTVFVRQSLRTIAKGNKSIDKIMKELHKTFLSLNLDYDKYFSVFFGVYNKETHVLRYANAGHNSEPILLRTNSEISLLKSKGYPIANIFDNVSYDENNISLSVGDKLFLYTDGITEAKNCENKQYGVESLANIIKGGGSILKNLEKSLVDYCKIHKDDYAILMAEII; from the coding sequence ATGGAAAACATCAAGCTAAATGAAACACAGCTTAGAATAGTTGACGGAATGATAGACTGGGTAAGGGTTGTAGATAACAACAATACGGTTCTTTATGCAAACAGGAAGATGAGAGAAGAACTCGGAGAAATTGTGGGAAAGAAATGCTTTGATGTTTTCTGCTCGGAAAAAAAATGCGGGAACTGTATTTCGAGAAAAACAATAGAGCACGGTGTTATTATGAAGAAAGAAGCAGCTGTTGGAAACAGGACGTTTATGGTAATTTCATCACCTATTCAGGACATTGACAAAAAAACGGTATGCGCCGTTGAGGTTTTTAGAGACATTACTAATGAAAAAATACTTTCGAAAAAAATCAATGAAAGAAACAGGAAAATGAGTGAAGATATTAAATTTGCAAGAAATATGCAGATAAGAATGCTTCCTCCAAAAGGAATGTACAATGGACTCAGCATCGATTATCTTTACGAGTCGTCAGAATCATTAAGCGGAGATTTTTTTGATGTGTTTAAAATTGATGATGAAAACACAGGTGTTTATATTTGTGATGTAGTCGGTCATGGCGTTACAGCCTCACTTTTGACGGTATTTGTCAGACAGTCCTTAAGAACAATAGCTAAAGGAAACAAGAGTATTGATAAAATTATGAAGGAACTTCATAAGACATTTCTTTCTCTGAACTTGGATTACGACAAATACTTTTCAGTTTTTTTCGGAGTATACAATAAGGAAACTCATGTGCTAAGATATGCAAATGCCGGGCATAACTCTGAACCCATTCTTCTCAGAACAAACAGTGAAATAAGCCTGCTGAAATCAAAAGGATATCCGATTGCCAATATATTTGATAATGTCAGCTATGATGAAAACAATATTAGCCTGAGCGTTGGGGACAAACTGTTTTTATACACCGACGGGATAACTGAAGCAAAAAATTGTGAAAATAAACAATACGGCGTTGAAAGTTTAGCTAATATAATTAAAGGCGGCGGAAGCATTTTAAAGAATTTAGAAAAGTCACTAGTTGACTATTGCAAGATCCATAAGGATGATTATGCCATACTTATGGCAGAAATAATTTAG
- the argH gene encoding argininosuccinate lyase → MANLWSGRFEKGMDKIVEEFNASIFFDKRLYDCDIQGSIAHVTMLCEQGIVSEEEKEKIVKELLNIKSEVENGKIEFSVHDEDIHMAVEGLLISRLGDTGKKLHTARSRNDQVAVDTRLYVKKEIKEIIENLKYIEHVLLKKSEKYYDKVMVGFTHMQHAQPVTVGFHLMAYFQMFKRDVERMTDCYKRTDFNPLGSCALAGTTIPINRHRTTELLDFANVTENAMDSVSDRDYLLELMSSASICMMHISRMAEEFVYWNSQEFSYISIDDSFCTGSSIMPQKKNPDMAELLRGKTGRVYGNLVQLLTVMKGTPLAYNKDFQEDKEGLFDTVDTLNRSLLILAKMIEKTEFNMENIKKHLNKGFLNATDAAEHLVKNGMPFREAHEIVGKMVMYCEKHSKDFSDLTENELKSINEKLSLNLLSDLSMEGCVNGRISYGGTAPKEVLRQIDSGKNWLESI, encoded by the coding sequence TTGGCTAACTTATGGAGTGGAAGATTTGAAAAAGGTATGGATAAGATTGTTGAGGAATTCAATGCGTCTATATTTTTTGATAAAAGACTGTATGACTGTGATATACAGGGAAGTATTGCACATGTGACTATGCTTTGCGAGCAGGGAATAGTATCAGAAGAAGAAAAGGAAAAAATTGTTAAAGAATTACTCAATATTAAATCAGAAGTAGAAAACGGGAAAATAGAATTTAGCGTTCATGATGAAGATATCCATATGGCAGTTGAAGGTTTATTGATAAGCAGATTAGGAGATACAGGTAAAAAGTTGCATACTGCAAGAAGCAGAAATGATCAAGTTGCAGTGGATACAAGGCTTTATGTTAAAAAAGAGATTAAGGAAATAATAGAGAATCTAAAGTACATTGAACATGTACTGCTTAAAAAGTCAGAAAAATATTATGATAAAGTAATGGTCGGCTTTACACATATGCAGCATGCACAACCGGTTACTGTTGGGTTTCATCTTATGGCGTATTTCCAGATGTTTAAAAGGGACGTGGAAAGGATGACGGACTGTTATAAAAGAACAGACTTTAATCCATTAGGTTCGTGTGCTCTTGCTGGTACTACGATTCCCATAAACAGGCACAGAACAACAGAACTACTGGATTTTGCCAATGTAACTGAAAATGCCATGGATTCAGTAAGTGACAGAGACTATTTATTGGAGTTGATGAGCTCTGCTTCCATATGCATGATGCATATAAGCCGCATGGCTGAGGAATTTGTCTACTGGAATTCACAGGAATTTTCATATATATCAATTGATGACAGCTTCTGTACAGGATCAAGCATTATGCCTCAGAAAAAAAACCCTGATATGGCTGAACTGCTCAGAGGTAAGACTGGAAGAGTTTATGGAAATTTGGTTCAGCTTTTGACAGTTATGAAAGGAACTCCTCTTGCATATAACAAGGATTTTCAAGAAGATAAAGAAGGCTTGTTTGATACGGTGGATACTCTTAACAGGAGCCTTTTAATCTTGGCTAAAATGATTGAAAAGACGGAATTTAATATGGAAAATATTAAAAAACATCTTAATAAGGGATTTTTGAATGCAACAGATGCAGCAGAACACTTGGTTAAAAATGGAATGCCATTTAGAGAGGCTCATGAAATTGTGGGAAAAATGGTAATGTACTGTGAAAAACATAGTAAGGATTTTTCTGATTTAACAGAGAATGAACTTAAATCAATAAATGAAAAACTAAGTTTAAATCTCCTTTCAGATTTAAGTATGGAAGGATGTGTAAACGGAAGAATTTCTTACGGAGGTACCGCTCCAAAAGAGGTTTTACGACAAATAGATTCAGGAAAAAATTGGCTGGAATCAATATAG
- a CDS encoding YfcC family protein, with product MVTEKKKKGKVPHTYVILFAMIIIVALLTYVIPAGQYQKVELETGRMVVDPNSYAQVNSNPAKVFDVLKAFPKGLAAAQSIVFFIFIVGGSFNIVNKTGAIEAGISKIAVSLKGMEGLMIPIFIIVFSIGGATIGMAEEAIVFVPIGIALARALGYDAIVGMAIVALGAAAGFTSGVINPFTVGVAQGIAEIPLFSGIGLRLVILACSWVLVIAYVYKYAKKVKSDPTKSLVYDLEQEEKHNAIDLSNIKKITTKDVLVLLVFAAGMGVLVFGVFEYGWYITEIAAIFLAIGILSGIAAKMPFDDIAKNFIAGAKDIAMGALVVGLARGLLVIMEGSLIIDTVVYGLASAINGLPKAVSAVGMLVVQSFINFFIPSGSGQAATTMPIMAPLSDVIGVTRQTAVLAYQFGDGISNSIIPTSGVLLANLSIAKIKYEKWVKFVAPLIALWTLMAAAFMVIAVLINYGP from the coding sequence ATGGTAACAGAAAAGAAGAAGAAGGGTAAGGTGCCTCATACCTATGTAATTTTGTTTGCAATGATAATTATTGTTGCACTATTGACTTATGTGATACCTGCAGGCCAGTATCAAAAGGTTGAATTGGAAACAGGAAGGATGGTTGTAGATCCTAATTCCTACGCACAGGTGAATTCAAACCCAGCAAAGGTATTTGATGTATTGAAAGCTTTTCCTAAAGGGCTTGCTGCGGCACAAAGCATAGTTTTCTTTATTTTTATTGTGGGAGGTTCATTTAACATCGTGAATAAGACAGGGGCTATAGAGGCTGGGATCAGCAAAATCGCCGTAAGCCTGAAAGGCATGGAAGGTCTTATGATACCGATTTTTATAATTGTTTTTTCTATTGGAGGTGCCACAATAGGTATGGCGGAGGAGGCAATAGTATTTGTTCCCATAGGTATTGCCTTAGCCAGAGCTTTAGGATACGATGCGATTGTAGGTATGGCCATTGTAGCTTTAGGCGCAGCAGCAGGATTTACTTCGGGAGTTATTAATCCATTTACTGTAGGCGTTGCACAGGGAATCGCAGAAATTCCTTTGTTTTCGGGCATCGGTTTAAGGCTTGTTATTTTGGCATGCAGTTGGGTGTTGGTTATAGCATATGTTTATAAATATGCAAAAAAAGTAAAGAGCGATCCTACCAAAAGCCTTGTTTATGATTTAGAGCAAGAAGAAAAACATAATGCAATTGATTTAAGCAACATAAAGAAAATTACTACAAAAGATGTTCTGGTTCTTTTAGTTTTTGCCGCAGGAATGGGTGTTTTAGTATTTGGTGTATTTGAATATGGGTGGTATATTACAGAAATAGCCGCTATTTTTCTGGCAATAGGTATTTTATCAGGAATAGCTGCAAAAATGCCATTTGATGATATCGCAAAGAATTTTATTGCAGGCGCTAAGGATATTGCAATGGGAGCCTTGGTTGTAGGGCTGGCAAGAGGACTGCTTGTAATTATGGAAGGAAGCTTAATCATTGATACTGTAGTTTATGGTCTGGCCTCTGCAATAAATGGTCTTCCAAAAGCTGTAAGTGCTGTAGGGATGCTTGTTGTTCAGTCATTTATAAACTTCTTCATACCTTCTGGATCAGGTCAGGCTGCAACTACAATGCCTATAATGGCACCACTTTCTGACGTAATCGGAGTTACAAGGCAGACAGCCGTGCTGGCTTATCAGTTTGGAGATGGTATATCAAACTCTATAATACCTACTTCAGGTGTTTTGCTGGCGAATCTTTCAATAGCAAAAATTAAGTATGAAAAATGGGTTAAATTCGTAGCTCCATTGATTGCTCTTTGGACATTGATGGCTGCAGCATTTATGGTAATAGCAGTATTGATTAACTATGGGCCATGA
- a CDS encoding amidohydrolase family protein, translating to MLDLKIVNGKIIDVENKKIIEGDIGIKDGLINCIGSVNEESEKVIDADGHHVSPGFIDIHMHEEDFSLTGKKEYDISETMLSMGVTTCVTGNCGNNRQSIEELYDFIAENGNPVNYMTYIGHNFLRREAGNADIYQKSSKSQIEAMQSMVKKAVDFGAVGISYGLEYCPGIDAEEAIAIAKEIKGRDDLLLAAHYRKDSLHALDAIEEMAYIGRECSIPFQISHLSSCSAYGNMTEALNLIDKVAESGQDITVDAYPYDAFSTFIGSAVFDDGCLELWNRDYDSIMLTEEPFKGMFCDKDLFEKARKEYPNMLVVAYVMNESEIVQALNHPLVMVASDGIYRNHSGHPRGAGTFPKVIGHYVRDEKKMEFFDAIYKMTYMPAKRLKLKRKGIIKEGCDADITIFNYDTIIDKATFQNPQKKPQGIDYVLIGGKIAIENGRTINNKLGKFYKKGEA from the coding sequence ATGTTAGATTTAAAAATTGTGAACGGAAAAATAATTGATGTGGAAAACAAAAAAATTATTGAGGGAGACATAGGAATAAAAGACGGATTAATTAACTGCATAGGAAGCGTTAATGAAGAATCAGAGAAAGTGATAGATGCTGACGGGCATCATGTATCGCCAGGTTTTATAGATATTCATATGCATGAGGAGGACTTTTCTCTTACAGGTAAAAAAGAATATGATATTTCCGAAACAATGCTGAGCATGGGGGTAACGACATGCGTAACTGGCAACTGTGGAAACAACAGGCAAAGCATCGAGGAATTATATGACTTTATTGCTGAAAATGGGAATCCGGTAAATTATATGACTTATATAGGTCACAATTTTTTAAGAAGAGAAGCAGGAAACGCGGATATATATCAAAAGTCTTCGAAGAGTCAGATTGAGGCAATGCAGTCTATGGTAAAAAAGGCTGTTGATTTTGGAGCTGTAGGAATTTCATATGGACTTGAGTACTGCCCCGGAATTGATGCAGAAGAAGCTATTGCAATAGCAAAAGAAATAAAAGGGCGGGATGATCTGCTACTAGCTGCACATTACAGAAAAGATTCGTTACACGCGCTTGATGCCATAGAAGAAATGGCATATATAGGCAGAGAATGCAGCATACCGTTTCAGATTTCGCATCTATCAAGCTGCAGCGCATATGGTAATATGACAGAAGCTTTGAATCTCATAGATAAAGTTGCTGAAAGCGGCCAGGATATTACAGTAGATGCATATCCATATGATGCTTTCAGTACATTTATAGGCTCTGCGGTATTTGATGACGGATGTCTTGAACTGTGGAACAGGGACTATGATTCTATAATGCTTACAGAAGAACCATTTAAAGGGATGTTTTGTGACAAGGATTTATTTGAAAAAGCAAGAAAAGAATACCCAAACATGCTGGTTGTGGCCTATGTTATGAATGAAAGTGAAATAGTACAAGCACTGAACCATCCATTAGTTATGGTAGCAAGTGACGGTATTTACAGAAACCACTCTGGACATCCGAGAGGAGCCGGAACATTTCCCAAAGTTATTGGACACTATGTGAGAGATGAAAAGAAGATGGAGTTTTTTGATGCAATTTATAAAATGACCTATATGCCGGCAAAACGTCTTAAGCTTAAAAGAAAAGGCATTATAAAAGAGGGCTGTGATGCAGATATTACAATATTTAATTATGATACAATAATTGACAAGGCAACATTCCAAAATCCTCAGAAAAAACCGCAAGGAATAGACTATGTGTTGATAGGCGGAAAGATTGCGATTGAAAATGGAAGGACAATAAATAATAAGCTGGGGAAATTTTACAAAAAAGGCGAAGCATAA
- the yvcK gene encoding uridine diphosphate-N-acetylglucosamine-binding protein YvcK produces the protein MKLVVFGGGTGLSILLRGLKKYTRDISAVVTVADNGGGSGVLREDLGMLPPGDMRNCIIALSDVEPTMVRLMQHRFKDGYLNGQSFGNLLIAAMYELFGDYEHALKEIGSIFRLSGKVLPMTLQDSQLKAYLDNGECILGEKDIPEFVSKSGCRIDRVSLVPDMCEPLEETVRDIKQADIIVLGPGSLYTSVIPNLLVRNISDLIAESKAAKFYICNLMTQPGETDNYNVYDHVSAIIKHSNRYVIDFVIANDELISEKQIENYKFKGAKQILIDDEQTRQLEEMNIKVISSNFVEIRKNYIRHDSDKIGRLLCSYTKEKIMPKEVTYGKHQAK, from the coding sequence ATGAAGCTGGTTGTATTTGGAGGAGGAACAGGCCTGTCGATTTTATTGAGAGGTTTAAAAAAGTATACCCGTGATATTTCGGCTGTCGTTACCGTAGCCGATAACGGCGGCGGCTCGGGAGTTCTGAGAGAGGACTTGGGGATGCTGCCTCCGGGTGATATGAGAAACTGCATCATTGCATTATCTGATGTCGAACCTACAATGGTCAGGCTTATGCAGCATAGATTTAAAGACGGTTATCTTAATGGACAGAGTTTCGGAAATCTTTTGATTGCAGCAATGTATGAACTTTTTGGAGATTATGAGCACGCATTGAAGGAGATAGGCAGCATTTTCAGGCTGTCGGGAAAAGTGCTTCCTATGACGCTTCAGGATTCACAGCTTAAAGCATACTTGGATAACGGTGAATGCATATTGGGAGAAAAAGATATACCAGAGTTTGTTAGCAAGTCAGGCTGCAGAATAGACAGGGTTTCCCTTGTTCCCGATATGTGTGAGCCTCTGGAAGAGACCGTAAGAGATATAAAGCAGGCTGATATAATAGTACTTGGACCCGGGAGCTTGTATACCAGTGTTATTCCAAACCTGCTTGTTAGAAATATATCGGATTTGATAGCTGAATCAAAGGCTGCAAAGTTTTACATATGCAATCTCATGACACAGCCCGGAGAAACTGATAACTACAATGTATATGATCATGTGAGTGCAATTATCAAGCATAGCAACAGATATGTCATAGACTTTGTAATAGCAAATGATGAGCTTATATCAGAAAAACAGATAGAAAATTATAAGTTTAAGGGTGCAAAGCAGATATTAATTGATGATGAGCAGACTAGACAGCTTGAAGAAATGAATATTAAAGTTATAAGCAGCAATTTTGTTGAAATAAGGAAAAATTATATAAGGCACGATTCAGATAAGATAGGAAGGCTGTTGTGCAGTTATACAAAGGAAAAAATAATGCCTAAGGAAGTGACATATGGAAAACATCAAGCTAAATGA
- the rbr gene encoding rubrerythrin, with translation MELKGSKTEQNLMTAFAGESQAHVKYTYYQSKAKKDGYVQISKYFEETARNEREHAKIWFKLLHDGIGETTLNLEDAAAGEHYEWTDMYATFAKVAKEEGFDKIAYLFEAVAKIEKGHEERYLALLDNIKTGKVFKREGETVWICDNCGHVHYGAEAPKVCPVCAHPQAHFELYTKAY, from the coding sequence ATGGAACTAAAAGGAAGTAAAACAGAGCAAAATTTAATGACTGCATTTGCAGGCGAGTCACAGGCACATGTAAAATATACATATTATCAAAGCAAAGCTAAAAAAGACGGTTATGTGCAAATTTCAAAATATTTTGAAGAAACTGCCAGAAATGAAAGAGAACACGCAAAAATCTGGTTTAAGCTTCTGCATGACGGAATTGGTGAAACAACTTTGAACTTAGAAGATGCTGCTGCAGGAGAACATTATGAGTGGACGGATATGTATGCAACATTTGCAAAAGTAGCAAAAGAAGAAGGATTTGACAAAATAGCTTATCTGTTTGAAGCTGTTGCTAAAATAGAAAAAGGACATGAAGAAAGATATCTTGCACTTTTGGATAATATAAAAACAGGAAAAGTGTTCAAAAGAGAAGGAGAAACAGTGTGGATATGCGATAACTGCGGCCATGTGCATTACGGAGCTGAAGCTCCTAAAGTATGTCCGGTATGTGCTCATCCGCAAGCGCATTTTGAATTGTATACTAAAGCATATTAA
- the murB gene encoding UDP-N-acetylmuramate dehydrogenase, translated as MKYQSKINRLYEDMTSVVRGSVLKDEPLKNHTYFKIGGPAAILAEPEDTEDLISVLKLVKKYETDCFVIGNGTNLLVADEGFKGVIIKIGDKFSYIERNGNIVIAGSGLLLSAMSKFIAREGLAGFEFASGIPGCLGGAVYMNAGAYGGEMKQVVKSVKCIDRDGNVHKFSNDDMEFTYRHSKITDSEYIVLEAEFEFKEGEREEILSLIRELNDRRISKQPLNLPSAGSTFKRPVNGYASKLIEDAGLKGLIHRGAMVSDKHCGFIVNIDNACCQDVLELMRIVISTVNDKFGITLEPEVKILGTSL; from the coding sequence ATGAAATATCAATCAAAAATTAACCGGCTTTATGAGGATATGACTTCTGTTGTAAGAGGCAGTGTTCTTAAGGATGAACCTTTAAAAAATCACACTTATTTTAAAATAGGAGGTCCTGCGGCTATACTTGCAGAACCTGAAGATACGGAAGATTTAATATCAGTTTTAAAACTTGTCAAAAAGTATGAGACTGATTGTTTTGTAATAGGAAACGGAACTAATCTACTTGTTGCTGACGAGGGATTTAAGGGTGTAATAATAAAAATCGGAGATAAATTTAGTTATATTGAAAGAAACGGAAACATTGTAATTGCAGGATCAGGATTATTGCTGTCCGCAATGTCGAAATTTATAGCGAGAGAGGGATTGGCAGGGTTTGAATTTGCCAGCGGAATTCCAGGTTGTCTCGGCGGAGCTGTATATATGAATGCAGGTGCGTATGGCGGAGAAATGAAGCAGGTTGTAAAAAGCGTGAAATGCATTGATCGTGACGGCAATGTGCATAAATTTTCAAATGATGATATGGAATTTACATACAGGCATTCAAAAATAACAGATTCAGAATACATTGTTCTGGAAGCTGAGTTTGAATTTAAGGAAGGTGAAAGAGAAGAGATTTTGTCTTTAATCAGAGAATTGAACGACAGGCGGATATCAAAGCAGCCGCTTAATCTTCCAAGTGCAGGGAGCACATTCAAACGTCCTGTAAACGGATACGCGTCAAAACTTATAGAGGATGCAGGATTAAAGGGATTGATTCACAGAGGAGCGATGGTTTCCGACAAGCATTGCGGTTTTATAGTTAATATAGACAATGCATGCTGCCAGGATGTACTTGAGCTTATGAGAATTGTGATAAGTACCGTAAATGATAAATTCGGTATAACGCTGGAGCCGGAAGTTAAAATACTGGGAACAAGCCTGTAA
- the rapZ gene encoding RNase adapter RapZ, with amino-acid sequence MEFVIITGMSGAGKSQAINVLEDINYYCMDNLPPALLPNFAELCKSSSKEVNKVAVVADIRGGIFFKDLFNSLDELKKMGIQYSIMFLDASDDELVKRYKEQRRPHPLSTTGTIVDGIHEERLMLEEVKKRSDYIIYTTNMKLGRLKEEILGIFVRGQITHNLNITVMSFGYKYGLPQDSDLVFDVRFLPNPFYIESLKNYTGNDKNVQDYVMGFDTTNIFIEKLKDMLLFLMPNYIKEGKSNLVVAIGCTGGKHRSVTIANKISEVLCKENYRVLSNHRDVNK; translated from the coding sequence ATGGAGTTTGTAATTATTACGGGAATGTCTGGCGCGGGAAAAAGTCAGGCTATCAATGTTTTGGAAGATATTAATTATTATTGCATGGATAATTTGCCTCCGGCTCTCCTTCCGAATTTTGCAGAGCTTTGCAAAAGTTCGTCAAAAGAGGTTAACAAGGTTGCGGTTGTTGCGGATATAAGAGGAGGAATTTTTTTCAAAGATTTGTTTAACAGCCTTGATGAGCTGAAAAAAATGGGGATACAGTACAGCATTATGTTTCTTGATGCATCAGATGATGAATTGGTTAAAAGATACAAGGAACAAAGAAGACCTCATCCTTTAAGTACGACCGGAACCATTGTTGACGGTATACACGAGGAAAGACTGATGCTGGAGGAAGTAAAGAAACGAAGCGACTATATTATTTACACAACAAATATGAAGCTTGGCAGGTTAAAAGAAGAAATTCTTGGTATTTTTGTACGAGGTCAAATAACTCATAATTTGAATATTACAGTAATGTCGTTCGGCTATAAGTACGGACTCCCGCAAGATTCTGATCTGGTTTTTGATGTTAGATTTCTTCCCAATCCGTTTTACATTGAATCTTTGAAGAATTATACCGGCAATGATAAAAATGTTCAGGATTACGTTATGGGATTTGATACAACGAATATTTTTATTGAAAAACTGAAGGATATGCTGCTTTTTCTTATGCCAAACTATATAAAAGAAGGAAAATCGAACCTTGTTGTAGCAATTGGGTGTACAGGAGGAAAGCATCGTTCTGTGACAATAGCAAATAAAATTTCGGAAGTTCTATGTAAGGAAAATTACAGGGTTCTTTCCAACCACAGAGATGTAAATAAGTAA